A single window of Hyla sarda isolate aHylSar1 chromosome 2, aHylSar1.hap1, whole genome shotgun sequence DNA harbors:
- the NSRP1 gene encoding nuclear speckle splicing regulatory protein 1 isoform X1 encodes MGLFFLRNCYRKMFVYPDIQHLQMIQMRSRLGGQKNRPFLKPLRYEGYCFVITELSVGKTLQKEALKKRVMKQTKLEMQKALEEDASVYEYDSVYDDLQKTKEESAAKMLTGKDRKPKYIQNILKAVEQRKKEQDRRMEKKIQKERENEGDEFQDKEAFVTSAYKKKLQEKAEEEEREKREAAIEASLDVTKQRDLSGFYRHLLNQTVGEEKAPECSLRSTEVKQEKPRGYSDEPNKSHEENIDADSDLETESSENEKGTPERSSKSYKRERTHDRHLSSSSEMDDDDCQRQKAKDKKMSDRDKTEKEKSPPSPRGYDRERSEDFKGRTRNKERSSKDWNSKREDQEYEVRVKEEGEQDHSCKVRKREKEHVISEDDDDYYNEKGRNEKKHKERIDEGKRRDKADKDQDRTDKLGREQRNKQERDRANRSERDRGDRSDRDYTERSERDRGDRSDRDYTERSERDRGDRSDRDYTERSERDRADRSERDRTDRLNKDRADRSEREAMDRNHSSRENRSRAERDRTDDREHQGKTDRERKEGSDKAKVHGDLEKKVKSRSPPAENEKVSDLKRKADETSKEGDSSSNKFAKRSNEETVLSAKDRYLARQMARSAVKSYVEKEED; translated from the exons TTGTCAGTCGGAAAAACTCTACAGAAGGAAGCCCTGAAGAAACGTGTAATGAAACAG ACAAAACTGGAAATGCagaaagccctggaggaggatgcCTCTGTGTATGAATACGACAGTGTATATGATGACCTGCAGAAAACCAAAGAGGAAAGTGCAGCGAAGATGCTCACTGGAAAGGATCGAAAG CCTAAGTATATTCAGAACATCCTAAAAGCGGTGGAGCAGAGAAAAAAGGAACAGGACAGAAGAATGGAGAAAAAAATCCAGAAGGAACGTGAAAATGAAGGAGATGAATTTCAGGACAAAGAAGCTTTTGTCACATCTGCCTATAAGAAAAAACTTCAGGAGAAAGCTGAAGAGGAAGAGCGGGAGAAGAGGGAAGCTGCAATTGAAG CATCTCTAGATGTCACTAAGCAGAGGGACCTGAGTGGCTTTTACAGACATCTGCTGAATCAGACTGTGGGTGAAGAGAAAGCTCCTGAATGCAGCTTGAGAAGTACTGA GGTGAAACAGGAGAAGCCAAGAGGATATTCTGATGAACCTAATAAGAGCCATGAGGAAAACATTGATGCCGATAGTGATTTGGAAACTGAGTCCAGTGAGAATGAGAAGGGTACACCAGAAAGATCAAGTAAAAGTTACAAAAGAGAAAGAACCCATGATAGACATTTAAGCTCATCAAGtgagatggatgatgatgattgcCAGAGACAGAAGGCTAAAGATAAGAAAATGAGTGACAGAGACAAAACAGAGAAAGAGAAATCTCCTCCATCCCCACGGGGTTATGACAGAGAAAGATCAGAAGACTTTAAGGGAAGGACAAGGAACAAGGAGCGTAGCAGTAAAGACTGGAATAGCAAAAGGGAAGACCAAGAGTATGAAGTTAGGGTAAAAGAAGAGGGAGAACAAGATCATAGTTGCAAagtaagaaaaagagaaaaagaacatGTAATAAGCGAAGATGATGATGACTATTATAATGAAAAAGGTAGGAATgagaaaaaacacaaagaaagaaTTGATGAAGGAAAGCGAAGAGACAAGGCTGATAAAGATCAAGATCGCACAGACAAGTTGGGCAGAGAGCAACGCAACAAGCAGGAGAGGGATCGCGCAAACAGGTCGGAGAGGGATCGTGGCGACAGATCAGATAGGGATTACACAGAGAGGTCTGAGAGGGATCGTGGCGACAGGTCAGATAGGGATTACACAGAGAGGTCTGAGAGGGATCGTGGCGACAGGTCAGATAGGGATTACACAGAGAGGTCTGAGAGGGATCGAGCAGACAGGTCAGAAAGGGATCGCACAGATAGGTTGAACAAGGATCGTGCAGACAGGTCAGAGAGAGAGGCAATGGATAGAAAtcattcaagtagagaaaatagAAGTAGAGCTGAAAGAGATCGCACAGATGACAGAGAACATCAAGGCAAAACAGACAGAGAACGGAAAGAGGGTTCAGATAAAGCAAAGGTTCATGGGGACCTTGAGAAAAAGGTGAAAAGCCGGTCACCACCTGCTGAAAATGAAAAGGTTTCTGACTTAAAGCGCAAAGCAGATGAAACCTCAAAAGAAGGTGATTCCTCAAGTAACAAATTTGCAAAACGCAGTAATGAAGAAACTGTGTTATCAGCCAAGGACCGATATCTTGCAAGACAAATGGCTCGATCTGCAGTAAAATCATATGTAGAAAAAGAGGAGGACTAA
- the NSRP1 gene encoding nuclear speckle splicing regulatory protein 1 isoform X2, which translates to MAAPGKQYGLILPKKLLQKNVCLPRHSAFADDSDEELSVGKTLQKEALKKRVMKQTKLEMQKALEEDASVYEYDSVYDDLQKTKEESAAKMLTGKDRKPKYIQNILKAVEQRKKEQDRRMEKKIQKERENEGDEFQDKEAFVTSAYKKKLQEKAEEEEREKREAAIEASLDVTKQRDLSGFYRHLLNQTVGEEKAPECSLRSTEVKQEKPRGYSDEPNKSHEENIDADSDLETESSENEKGTPERSSKSYKRERTHDRHLSSSSEMDDDDCQRQKAKDKKMSDRDKTEKEKSPPSPRGYDRERSEDFKGRTRNKERSSKDWNSKREDQEYEVRVKEEGEQDHSCKVRKREKEHVISEDDDDYYNEKGRNEKKHKERIDEGKRRDKADKDQDRTDKLGREQRNKQERDRANRSERDRGDRSDRDYTERSERDRGDRSDRDYTERSERDRGDRSDRDYTERSERDRADRSERDRTDRLNKDRADRSEREAMDRNHSSRENRSRAERDRTDDREHQGKTDRERKEGSDKAKVHGDLEKKVKSRSPPAENEKVSDLKRKADETSKEGDSSSNKFAKRSNEETVLSAKDRYLARQMARSAVKSYVEKEED; encoded by the exons TTGTCAGTCGGAAAAACTCTACAGAAGGAAGCCCTGAAGAAACGTGTAATGAAACAG ACAAAACTGGAAATGCagaaagccctggaggaggatgcCTCTGTGTATGAATACGACAGTGTATATGATGACCTGCAGAAAACCAAAGAGGAAAGTGCAGCGAAGATGCTCACTGGAAAGGATCGAAAG CCTAAGTATATTCAGAACATCCTAAAAGCGGTGGAGCAGAGAAAAAAGGAACAGGACAGAAGAATGGAGAAAAAAATCCAGAAGGAACGTGAAAATGAAGGAGATGAATTTCAGGACAAAGAAGCTTTTGTCACATCTGCCTATAAGAAAAAACTTCAGGAGAAAGCTGAAGAGGAAGAGCGGGAGAAGAGGGAAGCTGCAATTGAAG CATCTCTAGATGTCACTAAGCAGAGGGACCTGAGTGGCTTTTACAGACATCTGCTGAATCAGACTGTGGGTGAAGAGAAAGCTCCTGAATGCAGCTTGAGAAGTACTGA GGTGAAACAGGAGAAGCCAAGAGGATATTCTGATGAACCTAATAAGAGCCATGAGGAAAACATTGATGCCGATAGTGATTTGGAAACTGAGTCCAGTGAGAATGAGAAGGGTACACCAGAAAGATCAAGTAAAAGTTACAAAAGAGAAAGAACCCATGATAGACATTTAAGCTCATCAAGtgagatggatgatgatgattgcCAGAGACAGAAGGCTAAAGATAAGAAAATGAGTGACAGAGACAAAACAGAGAAAGAGAAATCTCCTCCATCCCCACGGGGTTATGACAGAGAAAGATCAGAAGACTTTAAGGGAAGGACAAGGAACAAGGAGCGTAGCAGTAAAGACTGGAATAGCAAAAGGGAAGACCAAGAGTATGAAGTTAGGGTAAAAGAAGAGGGAGAACAAGATCATAGTTGCAAagtaagaaaaagagaaaaagaacatGTAATAAGCGAAGATGATGATGACTATTATAATGAAAAAGGTAGGAATgagaaaaaacacaaagaaagaaTTGATGAAGGAAAGCGAAGAGACAAGGCTGATAAAGATCAAGATCGCACAGACAAGTTGGGCAGAGAGCAACGCAACAAGCAGGAGAGGGATCGCGCAAACAGGTCGGAGAGGGATCGTGGCGACAGATCAGATAGGGATTACACAGAGAGGTCTGAGAGGGATCGTGGCGACAGGTCAGATAGGGATTACACAGAGAGGTCTGAGAGGGATCGTGGCGACAGGTCAGATAGGGATTACACAGAGAGGTCTGAGAGGGATCGAGCAGACAGGTCAGAAAGGGATCGCACAGATAGGTTGAACAAGGATCGTGCAGACAGGTCAGAGAGAGAGGCAATGGATAGAAAtcattcaagtagagaaaatagAAGTAGAGCTGAAAGAGATCGCACAGATGACAGAGAACATCAAGGCAAAACAGACAGAGAACGGAAAGAGGGTTCAGATAAAGCAAAGGTTCATGGGGACCTTGAGAAAAAGGTGAAAAGCCGGTCACCACCTGCTGAAAATGAAAAGGTTTCTGACTTAAAGCGCAAAGCAGATGAAACCTCAAAAGAAGGTGATTCCTCAAGTAACAAATTTGCAAAACGCAGTAATGAAGAAACTGTGTTATCAGCCAAGGACCGATATCTTGCAAGACAAATGGCTCGATCTGCAGTAAAATCATATGTAGAAAAAGAGGAGGACTAA